The following proteins are co-located in the Dyadobacter chenwenxiniae genome:
- a CDS encoding tetratricopeptide repeat protein — protein MKVLFFSLITLFAILLPDSIFAQRSAAEFFEEGNTRAGTGDFNGALQAYSTVISMSPEHAPSFFNRGLAKANLKDFRGAIQDYNRAIELNPKEPLYYQSRGVSKSLQDDFSSAIEDYSKALELNAEDPKIYYNRGVSYAKLKKHRSALADLDKALSLNPDELAALYARGNCKQDLHEYAGSLADFTRVIELSPKRTGAYAGRGLAKIELGDFQGAVADFTRAIELSPNESEYYEKRGFAKNKIDDYQGAIIDFDKTIQLNAENYQAFYGRGYAKGKLNDTRGAIADLSTSIELKNIYVGDPKKVAYSGKINRETLDALRDQVQHNMKIDNLSQERAEAYFVRGVSKAKVGEVKGAIQDLTTAVELNPTYSTAFFSRAMVRSASGDQMGAVMDFSSSIKLRSDYPEAYYLRGILKNSLGEVNEGCLDLSRAGELGYQQAYKVIGSYCN, from the coding sequence ATGAAAGTTTTATTTTTTAGTCTGATTACCCTCTTTGCAATTCTCTTACCTGACTCCATTTTTGCCCAAAGATCGGCTGCGGAATTTTTCGAAGAAGGCAACACAAGGGCCGGGACCGGCGACTTTAATGGTGCCCTGCAAGCCTATTCAACGGTCATTTCGATGAGCCCGGAGCATGCGCCAAGCTTTTTCAACCGTGGGTTGGCCAAGGCTAATCTGAAAGATTTCAGAGGAGCCATTCAAGACTACAACCGCGCTATTGAGCTAAATCCGAAAGAACCCCTTTATTACCAGAGCCGCGGCGTGAGCAAAAGCCTGCAGGATGACTTCTCCTCAGCCATAGAGGATTATTCCAAAGCATTGGAACTCAATGCAGAAGACCCGAAGATCTACTACAACCGGGGCGTAAGTTATGCGAAGCTAAAAAAGCACCGAAGCGCACTTGCAGATCTCGACAAAGCGTTATCACTGAATCCGGACGAGCTCGCAGCCTTATATGCGCGGGGAAATTGCAAGCAGGACTTGCATGAATATGCAGGCAGCCTTGCTGACTTTACAAGGGTTATTGAATTAAGTCCCAAAAGAACAGGTGCTTATGCAGGCCGTGGATTGGCAAAAATAGAATTGGGCGATTTCCAGGGAGCCGTTGCAGACTTCACACGAGCTATCGAATTGAGCCCTAATGAAAGTGAATATTACGAAAAAAGAGGTTTTGCCAAGAACAAGATTGACGACTACCAAGGCGCCATCATTGATTTTGATAAAACAATCCAGCTGAACGCTGAAAATTACCAGGCATTTTACGGGAGAGGTTATGCCAAAGGAAAGCTCAACGACACACGCGGGGCGATCGCAGATCTTTCTACTTCTATTGAATTAAAAAACATCTATGTCGGAGATCCGAAAAAAGTCGCCTACTCGGGTAAAATAAACCGCGAAACGCTGGATGCATTAAGGGACCAGGTTCAGCATAACATGAAAATAGATAATCTGAGCCAGGAGCGGGCAGAGGCGTATTTTGTAAGAGGCGTCAGTAAAGCGAAAGTAGGAGAGGTGAAGGGTGCGATCCAGGACCTTACAACCGCAGTAGAGCTTAATCCGACTTACTCGACAGCGTTCTTCTCACGGGCCATGGTACGTTCGGCGAGCGGTGACCAAATGGGTGCGGTTATGGACTTTTCAAGCTCTATCAAACTACGTTCCGATTATCCGGAAGCTTATTATTTACGCGGCATCTTGAAAAACAGTCTCGGAGAAGTCAACGAAGGATGCCTGGATTTGAGCAGGGCGGGGGAGTTGGGCTACCAGCAAGCATATAAGGTCATTGGCAGTTATTGCAACTAA
- a CDS encoding TlpA family protein disulfide reductase, with protein sequence MTATSRKIFVVILMLIAAGAVYYAFFRPIDNKEAHVEGAVQGQEAEASVYLSELRDLEGKPVAMDEDKLVFLNVWATWCGPCNMEMPGIQKLYDKYKTHEKVSFYIISDEDAATVNPFIARKGYNLPFYQFAGAYPPALDGNAIPRTYIIYKGKILVEEVGASQWDRPEIVDLIEKQLAEI encoded by the coding sequence ATGACAGCCACTTCCAGAAAAATTTTTGTCGTCATTTTGATGCTCATTGCAGCCGGAGCTGTGTATTATGCCTTCTTCCGACCGATTGACAATAAGGAGGCTCATGTCGAGGGAGCGGTTCAGGGGCAGGAAGCAGAGGCGTCTGTTTATTTGTCTGAACTGAGAGATCTGGAAGGTAAGCCGGTGGCGATGGACGAAGATAAACTGGTGTTTCTGAATGTGTGGGCCACCTGGTGCGGCCCTTGCAACATGGAAATGCCGGGTATCCAGAAGCTTTACGATAAATACAAAACGCATGAAAAAGTTTCATTCTACATCATTTCAGATGAAGATGCTGCGACCGTAAATCCGTTCATTGCGCGAAAGGGTTATAATCTGCCTTTTTATCAATTTGCAGGCGCTTATCCGCCTGCATTGGATGGCAATGCGATTCCAAGAACTTACATTATTTACAAAGGCAAAATATTAGTCGAGGAAGTTGGCGCGTCGCAGTGGGACCGGCCGGAAATTGTGGATCTAATCGAGAAGCAACTCGCCGAAATCTAA
- a CDS encoding uroporphyrinogen-III synthase produces MSDTINFDQERLKKVTSLLVSQSRPADENSPYYELAKKYNIKVDFRPFIQIDGVSYKEFRKQKINILDHTAVIFTSRNAIDHFFRICNEGRVEVPATMKYFCISEQTANYLQKYIVIRKRKIFTGTKTAAELIELMRKHKKEKFLYPCSDVRKNDIPEFADTEEFHFVEATMYQTGSADLSDLEDVYYDIIAFFSPSGIKSLYDNFPDFKQNSTRIAAFGPTTAKAVTDAGLFLDIQAPLPNAPSMTGALDLYIRQANNV; encoded by the coding sequence ATGAGTGATACCATCAATTTTGATCAGGAGCGGCTTAAAAAAGTAACCAGCCTTTTAGTTAGTCAATCCAGACCAGCCGACGAGAATTCACCTTACTATGAATTGGCCAAAAAATATAATATTAAAGTAGATTTCAGGCCGTTCATACAAATTGACGGAGTTTCTTATAAAGAGTTTCGCAAACAAAAAATCAACATTCTGGACCATACAGCGGTTATTTTCACTAGCCGCAATGCCATAGATCACTTCTTCCGTATTTGTAATGAGGGGAGAGTTGAGGTGCCTGCGACGATGAAATATTTCTGTATTTCGGAACAGACTGCCAATTACCTTCAGAAATACATTGTGATCCGTAAGAGAAAGATCTTCACAGGAACCAAAACGGCTGCTGAACTGATCGAGCTGATGCGGAAACATAAGAAGGAGAAGTTCTTATATCCATGTTCGGACGTTCGCAAAAACGACATTCCGGAATTTGCGGACACAGAAGAATTCCACTTCGTTGAGGCTACGATGTATCAGACCGGCTCTGCCGATCTTTCTGATCTTGAAGATGTTTACTACGATATTATTGCATTTTTCAGTCCATCCGGGATCAAGTCATTGTATGACAACTTCCCTGATTTTAAACAAAACTCCACGCGTATTGCTGCTTTTGGCCCGACAACGGCAAAGGCAGTAACAGATGCAGGTCTTTTTCTGGACATTCAGGCACCATTGCCAAATGCCCCATCGATGACTGGCGCGCTCGACCTTTATATCAGACAGGCGAACAATGTTTGA
- the sucD gene encoding succinate--CoA ligase subunit alpha codes for MSVLVNKNSKIIVQGFTGSEGSFHAQQMIEYGTNVVGGVTPGKGGLSHLERPVFNTVDLAVRATGADVSIIFVPPAFAADAIMEAADAGIGVIVCITEGIPTKDMMQAKEYIKNKNCRLIGPNCPGVITAEECKVGIMPGFIFKKGTVGLVSKSGTLTYEAVDQLTRAGLGQTTAIGIGGDPIIGTTTKEAVELLMNDPETEAIVMIGEIGGSMEADAANYIKSTGNKKPVVGFIAGQTAPKGRRMGHAGAIIGGADDTAEAKIRIMKESGIFVAESPALIGETMLIALGRK; via the coding sequence ATGAGCGTTTTAGTTAATAAAAATTCTAAGATAATAGTTCAGGGATTTACCGGATCGGAGGGCTCTTTTCATGCCCAACAAATGATCGAATACGGTACTAATGTCGTAGGTGGCGTAACTCCGGGCAAAGGCGGCCTTTCACATCTTGAAAGACCTGTTTTCAACACAGTTGACCTGGCTGTTCGTGCGACTGGTGCGGATGTATCTATCATTTTTGTTCCGCCGGCTTTTGCTGCTGATGCTATAATGGAAGCCGCTGATGCTGGAATTGGCGTTATCGTTTGTATCACCGAAGGTATCCCTACTAAGGACATGATGCAGGCAAAAGAATATATCAAAAACAAAAACTGCCGTTTGATCGGACCAAACTGTCCGGGTGTTATTACTGCTGAGGAATGTAAAGTGGGCATTATGCCAGGATTTATCTTCAAAAAAGGAACTGTTGGTCTGGTTTCAAAGTCAGGAACATTGACTTACGAAGCGGTTGATCAGCTGACACGCGCAGGACTTGGACAAACAACTGCCATCGGTATCGGAGGTGACCCAATCATCGGAACTACGACTAAGGAAGCGGTTGAATTATTGATGAATGACCCTGAAACAGAAGCAATTGTCATGATCGGTGAAATTGGCGGAAGTATGGAAGCGGATGCGGCCAACTACATTAAGTCAACTGGTAACAAAAAACCTGTTGTAGGTTTCATCGCAGGACAGACTGCCCCGAAAGGACGCAGAATGGGCCATGCTGGTGCAATCATTGGGGGTGCTGATGATACTGCTGAGGCCAAAATCAGAATTATGAAAGAGTCGGGTATATTTGTAGCTGAGTCACCTGCATTGATCGGCGAAACGATGCTGATTGCTCTTGGAAGAAAATAG
- a CDS encoding DUF4271 domain-containing protein — translation MKSISFTLFWAFLIAFSVSGTFASGAAKVNPPEQYFPVYDYQNDWLVYNPQYKNYVPFSQGVNEGARYVSLYIDLVKNRRYVLLVKAENESYLFLEGSLQNKVAKEQWQELSIDSLHKIYKKDELLLTIYGSSGIGDKSVLLCNKKKRNDPTTIQHAGRNFINIKPITFTPFGNFAALSLIIILILSVWIFNANPLSFIRLINPIEFFNNDPRDQLSKINKPYSNTVIFFVIITSMLMSVIVIFFSANELNVFSVSTILSERSNTLQIMGDFFILSLIFFLLTYLKYICMVMAGNMLNLDKQVDIIFIKIIQSSYLFYAALFLVVFMLSFNHVNWLNEMRAYVLAPFLLFYSARFLALYIVTKPPGSLINLYLFSYLCVIEIIPLIVGIKFAL, via the coding sequence ATGAAGTCCATTTCTTTCACGCTTTTTTGGGCTTTTCTTATAGCTTTTTCCGTTTCCGGGACATTCGCTTCCGGCGCGGCCAAAGTCAATCCTCCCGAGCAGTATTTCCCGGTTTACGATTACCAGAACGACTGGCTCGTTTACAATCCTCAATATAAAAACTACGTCCCTTTCTCCCAGGGCGTGAACGAAGGCGCGCGCTACGTAAGCTTGTACATTGATCTTGTCAAGAACCGTCGCTATGTGCTGCTTGTAAAGGCTGAGAATGAGAGCTATTTGTTCCTGGAAGGGTCTCTTCAAAATAAAGTAGCCAAAGAACAATGGCAGGAACTAAGTATAGATAGCCTGCATAAAATATACAAGAAGGACGAATTGCTGCTCACAATTTACGGCAGCTCTGGCATCGGTGACAAATCCGTGCTGCTTTGTAACAAAAAGAAGCGCAACGATCCCACAACCATTCAACACGCGGGACGTAATTTTATAAACATTAAGCCCATTACATTTACTCCGTTTGGCAACTTCGCTGCCCTTTCGCTCATCATTATTTTGATACTAAGCGTCTGGATTTTCAATGCTAACCCATTGTCATTTATACGTTTGATAAATCCAATTGAATTTTTCAACAACGATCCGAGGGACCAGCTTTCCAAAATCAACAAGCCTTATAGCAACACGGTCATTTTTTTTGTCATCATCACCTCAATGCTGATGAGCGTTATTGTGATTTTCTTTTCGGCCAATGAGCTTAATGTATTTTCTGTCAGCACGATATTGTCGGAAAGGTCCAATACATTGCAGATCATGGGTGACTTTTTTATCCTTTCCCTGATCTTTTTCCTACTCACTTATCTCAAATATATCTGCATGGTGATGGCCGGAAACATGCTCAATCTGGACAAGCAGGTCGATATCATCTTTATTAAAATAATACAATCCTCCTACCTGTTTTATGCAGCATTGTTCCTTGTTGTTTTCATGCTGAGTTTCAACCATGTAAACTGGCTTAACGAGATGCGGGCTTATGTTCTGGCCCCATTTTTGCTCTTCTACTCGGCACGATTCCTGGCCCTGTACATTGTAACCAAGCCGCCGGGCTCGTTGATTAATCTGTATTTATTTTCGTACCTTTGCGTCATTGAAATAATCCCGCTCATTGTCGGCATAAAGTTTGCTTTATAA
- the azu gene encoding azurin: protein MKTTKYGVMLLASVLAFGAVTMNTAEAKLPAKAVVSDVKQAKTIVIKGSDAMQFDLKEIKVKAGQKVMLTLTHSGKLAKAAMGHNWVLLKPGTDVAAFGSKAAAARETEYIPKSEAASIVAHTKLVGGGESDTVEFTAPAKGTYTYICSFPGHYALMKGTFIVE from the coding sequence ATGAAAACGACGAAGTATGGCGTAATGCTTCTTGCCTCAGTTCTGGCTTTCGGAGCGGTTACAATGAACACTGCTGAGGCTAAATTACCAGCCAAAGCTGTTGTTAGCGATGTTAAACAAGCTAAAACCATCGTTATAAAAGGAAGTGACGCAATGCAATTTGACCTTAAAGAGATCAAAGTGAAGGCTGGACAAAAAGTAATGCTTACTTTGACACACTCTGGTAAACTTGCAAAAGCGGCAATGGGACACAACTGGGTACTTTTGAAGCCAGGAACTGATGTTGCTGCATTTGGTTCAAAAGCTGCTGCTGCAAGAGAAACAGAATACATTCCTAAGTCGGAAGCGGCCAGCATCGTTGCCCATACCAAACTTGTTGGTGGCGGTGAAAGCGACACGGTTGAATTTACTGCACCTGCAAAAGGAACTTACACTTACATCTGCAGTTTCCCTGGTCACTATGCATTGATGAAAGGAACATTCATCGTAGAATAA